A single Chloracidobacterium sp. DNA region contains:
- a CDS encoding tetratricopeptide repeat protein, whose amino-acid sequence MKRLTIVLLATFVLSAAVYSQSVDTVYKEGVALLQAGKYIEAAEKFRTVIAVRKDVPTAYYFLGLCYQNQKMHKESILSLQEAVRIKADYFEAWVQLGNELDYDDRYSEAVLAYQSAIGIRPRDSQPYFELGVAHKSKKKYAEAETAFRSSIELNPNYAPGYLQLAVTLQYLGKANEIVTLLNKGLALAGDNAEFHRQLGLAYNSLKKYPEAKSAYEKCLVLQPANSQCQYGLGNIQYNQGLYASAIPFYLKSVAITPKWYDANFYLAESYRMTRNYANAVIYFKAAIDLDSSEPRGYYRLGLAYNSQGNKVMARQQYESLRPLDPALSNDLLKVINGK is encoded by the coding sequence ATGAAAAGACTTACGATCGTGCTATTGGCAACTTTTGTTTTATCGGCTGCCGTTTATTCTCAATCGGTTGACACTGTCTACAAAGAGGGCGTTGCACTTCTGCAGGCGGGTAAATATATCGAAGCTGCGGAAAAATTTCGAACAGTGATCGCAGTCCGAAAGGACGTGCCGACCGCTTATTATTTTCTTGGACTGTGTTACCAAAACCAAAAAATGCACAAGGAATCGATCCTTTCGCTTCAGGAAGCTGTACGGATAAAAGCCGACTATTTCGAAGCGTGGGTCCAACTCGGCAACGAACTTGATTACGACGATCGTTATTCCGAAGCTGTTCTGGCTTATCAATCAGCGATCGGGATACGTCCGCGGGACTCCCAACCGTATTTTGAATTAGGTGTCGCTCACAAGTCCAAAAAGAAATATGCAGAAGCCGAGACCGCGTTTAGATCGTCGATCGAGCTCAACCCAAACTACGCGCCGGGTTATCTACAGTTGGCAGTAACGCTGCAATATCTAGGTAAAGCGAACGAGATCGTCACTTTGTTAAATAAGGGACTCGCACTCGCAGGTGACAATGCTGAGTTTCATCGCCAACTCGGCCTCGCATACAACTCACTAAAGAAATATCCTGAGGCAAAGTCCGCATATGAGAAATGTCTCGTTCTCCAACCGGCAAACAGCCAGTGTCAGTATGGGCTCGGCAATATTCAATACAATCAGGGTCTATATGCGTCGGCGATCCCATTTTATCTCAAATCCGTGGCGATCACCCCGAAGTGGTACGATGCCAATTTTTATCTTGCCGAAAGTTATAGAATGACACGAAATTACGCCAATGCTGTCATATACTTTAAGGCGGCGATCGATCTCGACAGCAGTGAACCACGCGGCTACTATCGCCTTGGCCTCGCTTACAATTCGCAGGGAAATAAGGTAATGGCCCGACAGCAATATGAGTCTCTCAGGCCGCTGGATCCGGCGTTGTCCAACGATCTGTTGAAGGTAATAAACGGTAAATAG
- a CDS encoding CocE/NonD family hydrolase, translating to MSIKSVFLFVFVALFTFGLNAHSFGQTPAVAPNELAKYITDNYTKREVMIPVRDGIKLFTAIYEPKDKSQKYPMLLNRTPYTVGPYGVANFKQSLGPDPLFAKEGYIFVYQDVRGKTMSEGEFMDVRPDIANTDKTKIDESTDTYDTIDWLVKNVDNNNGRVGTYGISYPGFYTSAGSIDSHPALKACSPQAPVSDWYMGDDMHHNGAIFLTQNFNFFTSFGQYRPSPNFDFKYVKSWTGPRPTDAYNYFLNAGGLKEIADEYEKNLGVRIKFWDDMMQHPNYDQFWKDRNILTKLKNITCATMTVGGWYDNEDLYGALGTYRHIEKQNPGIFNVLVVGPWDHGGWSRNDGDWLGTAYFGQKTGEYFRQNMEVPFFGHFLKDKGDISKIKEVNAFDTGSNEWRAFDNYSPSTSTDTPLYLTAGGTARFELPASTGGYSEYVSDPSNPVPYTQKITNNYPRDFMTEDQRFASTRPDVLVFQTAPLTEDLTIAGDIKPTLFISSTGTDSDFVVKLIDVFPNDYRYPAGEKPPQNSAWSVFQPGGYEMLLRGEPMPARFRNGFEKGVPLTPNAPTKLAFTMPGVTHTFKKGHRVMIQIQSTWFPLVARNPQKFLTNNKIGTAADFQKATQRVYTGGRYQSAIILPIQK from the coding sequence ATGAGCATAAAGTCAGTTTTTCTTTTCGTTTTCGTCGCACTTTTTACATTTGGACTAAACGCCCATTCGTTCGGGCAGACCCCGGCGGTCGCTCCAAATGAGCTGGCCAAATACATCACCGACAATTACACAAAACGCGAAGTGATGATTCCGGTGCGTGACGGCATCAAGCTTTTTACTGCGATCTACGAGCCTAAGGATAAGTCGCAAAAGTATCCTATGCTCCTCAATCGGACACCATACACGGTCGGACCGTACGGCGTGGCCAACTTTAAGCAAAGCCTCGGTCCCGACCCGTTATTTGCCAAGGAAGGCTACATCTTTGTCTATCAGGACGTACGCGGCAAAACGATGAGCGAGGGCGAATTTATGGACGTTCGGCCCGATATCGCGAATACTGACAAGACCAAGATCGACGAATCGACCGACACCTACGACACTATCGATTGGCTGGTCAAAAATGTAGATAACAATAATGGCCGGGTCGGAACGTATGGCATTTCTTACCCCGGATTTTATACGAGTGCGGGCTCGATCGATTCGCACCCGGCACTAAAAGCGTGTTCGCCACAGGCACCGGTCTCTGATTGGTATATGGGCGATGATATGCATCATAACGGTGCTATATTCCTGACTCAAAACTTCAATTTTTTCACAAGTTTTGGCCAATATCGCCCGTCGCCGAATTTTGATTTTAAGTACGTAAAGAGCTGGACCGGCCCGCGCCCGACAGATGCGTATAATTACTTCCTCAACGCGGGCGGGCTAAAAGAGATCGCCGACGAGTATGAAAAGAATCTCGGGGTTCGGATCAAGTTTTGGGATGATATGATGCAGCACCCCAACTACGACCAGTTTTGGAAGGATCGCAATATTCTCACAAAACTCAAGAACATCACGTGTGCGACTATGACCGTTGGCGGCTGGTATGACAACGAAGACCTTTACGGAGCCCTTGGTACATATCGACACATCGAGAAACAGAACCCCGGCATCTTTAATGTGCTTGTCGTCGGCCCTTGGGATCACGGCGGTTGGTCGCGAAATGACGGTGACTGGCTCGGAACGGCATACTTCGGACAAAAAACCGGCGAATACTTTCGCCAAAATATGGAAGTCCCCTTTTTCGGCCATTTCCTAAAAGACAAGGGTGACATTTCCAAGATCAAAGAGGTAAACGCGTTTGATACAGGCTCGAACGAATGGCGTGCTTTCGACAATTACAGTCCATCTACAAGTACAGACACGCCGCTTTATTTGACCGCTGGCGGCACCGCTCGGTTTGAGTTGCCGGCGAGTACCGGGGGATATTCCGAATACGTTTCCGACCCTTCGAATCCGGTTCCGTATACACAGAAGATCACGAATAATTATCCGCGTGACTTTATGACCGAAGACCAGAGATTTGCATCAACACGACCGGACGTATTGGTCTTTCAGACCGCTCCGCTCACTGAGGACCTCACCATCGCCGGCGATATTAAGCCGACATTGTTCATTTCCTCGACCGGCACGGATTCGGACTTTGTCGTTAAGCTAATCGACGTATTTCCGAATGATTATCGCTATCCGGCGGGCGAAAAGCCGCCGCAAAACTCAGCATGGAGCGTATTTCAGCCCGGCGGTTATGAAATGCTGCTGCGCGGTGAACCGATGCCGGCACGATTCCGGAACGGATTTGAAAAGGGTGTTCCGCTTACGCCGAATGCTCCGACCAAACTTGCATTTACAATGCCGGGCGTCACGCATACTTTTAAGAAGGGCCATCGCGTGATGATCCAGATCCAGAGCACGTGGTTTCCGCTCGTGGCACGCAATCCGCAGAAGTTTCTTACAAATAACAAAATTGGTACCGCGGCCGACTTTCAGAAAGCAACTCAGCGTGTCTATACCGGCGGACGTTACCAATCGGCGATCATCCTGCCGATCCAGAAGTAG
- a CDS encoding Spy/CpxP family protein refolding chaperone yields MKKIIVGILAVVVLVGGAIFVVAQRAAHRGMGEFGGRRGGPGMAMMFLRGLDLTDVQKAKVKEITEASRTSIEPLAQQMRDGRKQLADLGTDGSFDQAKVEAIAAEQSALMGKMIVEKEKTKAQIFAILTDEQKAKAAQLKQDRAGRGKGHRGFGRGFGSPVGGDVK; encoded by the coding sequence ATGAAAAAGATAATTGTTGGAATTTTAGCAGTTGTGGTACTTGTGGGCGGCGCCATTTTTGTAGTGGCTCAGAGAGCCGCTCACAGGGGTATGGGCGAATTCGGCGGACGTCGCGGCGGCCCGGGTATGGCGATGATGTTTCTGCGGGGTTTGGACCTGACCGATGTGCAAAAAGCCAAGGTCAAGGAAATAACCGAAGCAAGCAGAACCAGCATTGAACCGCTCGCTCAACAGATGCGTGACGGTCGCAAACAGCTTGCCGATCTAGGTACTGACGGATCGTTCGATCAAGCAAAGGTCGAGGCGATCGCGGCCGAGCAGTCAGCTCTTATGGGCAAAATGATCGTTGAAAAGGAAAAGACAAAGGCCCAGATCTTTGCGATCCTGACCGACGAGCAAAAGGCTAAGGCGGCTCAACTTAAGCAAGACCGTGCCGGACGCGGCAAAGGCCACAGGGGATTTGGCAGGGGATTTGGCTCTCCGGTTGGTGGAGATGTTAAGTAA
- a CDS encoding carboxypeptidase regulatory-like domain-containing protein yields the protein MSKKALFSLIFAISCLLSFSAVSFAQEVTGSIAGNVRDANGAAVAGATVTITDPSKGNLVVRTLTTNGDGQFSAPNMAISTYSVTVEAANFKKAVSTDIKIDVGQRRTVDVTLTAGNISETVTVTADPVSVDLTSPTSGTVINGDQVRELSINNRNFTQLITLAPGVTNDLSDQVYQGTVNPDGQANIVSISVNGARSSQNTFTVDGADITDRGSNLTIQAYPSIDSIGEFRVLRSLYPAESGRSGGGQVNVVTRSGTNQFRFSAFEFVRNDKFNANSPLINSQTNPVLGRNADGKAIRPPFRYNNYGFTVGGPVFFLNFGENDKSWFRRWEKTFFFFSEEQRKDRRSQTLTSTVPTAQQRAAFFTVPICLQATGAVCTLTQAANSTLPNVNPVAAQYIQFVYNNLPLPNTSIANQLIAVAPNVADFRQEVLKIDHSFSDKWSMYYRYQQDKIPTIDVNSLFSSGSGLPGVSTTSTNSPGKTHTFQTTYALTPSLIVEARYTFGYGAILSENIGLLARTRSPINPPLAYTNQRDRVPTISGNGFSALQSFGPYDNFSWKANTAGSATWIKGNHTMKFGAMYSKYRKNENALAGNNEGIFSGFNTPGGTANVIATGGNTTQQLWANFLMGTNVSFTQASYDYTADLRQKAFEAFAQDEWKIRRNITLYAGVRYSFFGSPWDKNGRLTNFVPELWNPAAAPAVTGAGNRVVGTGNFCNGMINNSQNNVGFPNCTTTQSPWGKFILDVSKKDFAPRVGIAWDPFGKGDTSVRMGYGIYHEQVLNGMVLQMIGLNPPFQQTCSVTGTNLANPTPGGCTAVVAGAAAANIRSIDPNWKTPYMQHWSLDVQRQLTSKTVVTVGYYGSKGTHLIGGFEKNLLQPNAAIGRGATGCATGATYIGGPGVTLGPCMVAGTAFLSSAATAILDQIRPYRGYRSIQAVETRYNSSYHSLQFSGQHRFDGASQVNVAYTWAKNLTDAQNDRSTSPQNTYDMSLEKGRAALDRRHVLTINYVYEIPFFKDQKGFAGKVLGGWQASGIVTYQTGLPFTPTASAFDAAGLGLIPALVAGARPNLTCDPNANASHTVQQWFDTSCFQVTPISSTDPNFPITNRVGDGGRGIINGPSTRRVDFTLSKNIRFSERFRLQLRGEAFNVMNWTNFRALSTVVWNATTRPTNMPIGTSTGGNGSSTFGQVTSYRDPRVIQLGIKLNF from the coding sequence ATGAGCAAAAAAGCATTGTTTTCGTTAATTTTTGCGATCTCCTGCCTACTCTCGTTTAGTGCGGTATCATTCGCACAAGAGGTCACAGGATCGATCGCAGGCAACGTTCGCGACGCCAATGGCGCCGCGGTTGCGGGTGCCACCGTTACAATAACGGACCCCTCGAAAGGAAATCTCGTTGTACGTACCTTAACCACGAATGGAGACGGCCAGTTTTCCGCTCCAAATATGGCTATCAGTACTTATAGTGTCACGGTCGAGGCCGCCAATTTCAAAAAAGCAGTCAGCACCGACATTAAGATCGACGTGGGCCAACGCCGCACGGTCGATGTTACGCTGACGGCCGGTAATATCTCGGAAACCGTCACGGTTACTGCCGACCCGGTGAGTGTCGACCTAACGTCGCCAACTAGCGGTACGGTCATCAATGGCGATCAGGTTCGCGAACTTTCGATCAATAACCGTAATTTCACACAGCTTATAACACTCGCTCCGGGCGTCACTAATGACCTCTCGGATCAGGTGTATCAGGGAACAGTGAACCCGGACGGCCAGGCGAACATCGTTTCGATCTCGGTCAACGGTGCACGTTCGAGCCAAAATACCTTTACGGTTGACGGTGCGGACATCACTGATCGCGGTTCAAATCTGACGATCCAGGCTTACCCTAGCATCGATTCGATCGGCGAGTTTCGCGTTCTCCGTTCGCTTTATCCGGCAGAGTCGGGACGAAGCGGCGGCGGACAGGTCAACGTCGTTACCCGCAGCGGTACGAACCAGTTCAGATTCAGCGCTTTCGAATTTGTTCGTAATGACAAATTCAATGCAAATTCGCCGCTCATTAACAGCCAGACCAATCCGGTTCTCGGCCGTAACGCAGACGGCAAGGCGATTCGGCCTCCATTTCGTTACAACAACTATGGATTTACGGTTGGCGGCCCCGTTTTCTTCCTGAACTTTGGCGAAAACGACAAGAGTTGGTTCCGCAGATGGGAAAAGACCTTCTTCTTCTTCTCGGAAGAGCAGCGTAAAGACCGCCGCTCACAGACGCTGACCTCAACGGTTCCGACTGCTCAGCAGCGTGCTGCTTTCTTTACGGTTCCTATCTGTCTGCAGGCAACAGGAGCGGTTTGTACTCTGACTCAGGCTGCAAACTCCACTTTGCCGAACGTTAATCCGGTTGCCGCACAGTACATTCAATTTGTTTACAACAATCTGCCATTGCCGAACACATCGATCGCAAACCAGTTGATCGCGGTTGCACCAAATGTCGCGGATTTTCGCCAAGAGGTTTTGAAGATCGACCACAGTTTCTCGGACAAATGGTCGATGTACTACAGATATCAGCAGGACAAGATCCCGACGATCGATGTTAACTCGTTGTTCTCGTCAGGTTCCGGTCTTCCGGGAGTTTCGACAACGTCGACGAACTCGCCCGGCAAAACTCATACGTTCCAGACGACCTATGCTCTGACCCCGTCGCTGATCGTCGAAGCACGCTATACCTTTGGATATGGTGCGATCCTCAGCGAAAACATCGGACTGCTTGCTCGTACACGTTCGCCGATCAATCCGCCGCTTGCTTATACGAATCAGCGTGATCGCGTTCCAACGATCAGCGGAAACGGATTTAGTGCTCTTCAGAGCTTCGGCCCGTATGACAACTTCTCCTGGAAGGCCAATACAGCCGGCTCGGCAACTTGGATCAAGGGCAATCACACGATGAAGTTTGGAGCGATGTACTCGAAGTACCGCAAGAACGAAAATGCTCTTGCCGGTAATAACGAAGGTATCTTCTCCGGATTCAACACACCGGGTGGAACTGCTAACGTCATTGCAACCGGCGGTAATACGACCCAGCAGTTGTGGGCAAACTTCCTGATGGGAACGAACGTATCGTTCACACAGGCAAGCTACGACTACACAGCGGACCTTCGTCAAAAGGCTTTTGAAGCATTTGCTCAGGACGAATGGAAGATCCGTCGTAACATTACGCTTTATGCCGGTGTTCGATATTCGTTCTTCGGTTCGCCGTGGGACAAGAACGGACGGTTGACGAATTTCGTTCCCGAATTGTGGAATCCGGCCGCTGCTCCGGCAGTGACAGGTGCGGGTAACCGCGTGGTCGGAACCGGAAACTTCTGTAACGGAATGATCAACAACTCACAAAACAACGTTGGATTCCCGAACTGCACGACCACACAGTCGCCTTGGGGCAAGTTTATCCTGGATGTTTCCAAGAAGGACTTTGCACCTCGCGTCGGTATTGCGTGGGATCCGTTCGGCAAGGGTGATACCTCGGTCCGTATGGGCTACGGTATCTATCACGAACAGGTACTGAACGGTATGGTGCTGCAGATGATCGGACTCAATCCGCCATTCCAGCAGACGTGTTCCGTTACGGGTACCAACCTTGCTAATCCGACGCCGGGCGGTTGTACCGCAGTTGTTGCAGGAGCAGCAGCCGCAAATATCCGTTCGATTGACCCGAATTGGAAGACGCCGTATATGCAGCATTGGTCGCTGGACGTTCAGCGTCAGTTGACCAGCAAGACGGTTGTCACCGTCGGTTACTATGGTTCGAAGGGAACCCACCTGATCGGCGGTTTTGAAAAGAACCTACTCCAGCCGAATGCGGCGATCGGTCGCGGAGCTACCGGATGTGCGACCGGTGCGACATATATCGGCGGCCCGGGCGTCACGCTTGGACCGTGTATGGTCGCCGGAACCGCATTCTTGAGTTCGGCAGCAACTGCTATACTTGATCAGATCAGGCCGTACCGCGGTTATCGTTCGATCCAGGCAGTTGAGACACGTTACAATTCGAGCTATCACAGTCTTCAGTTCTCGGGACAGCATCGCTTCGACGGTGCATCGCAGGTCAACGTAGCATACACGTGGGCTAAGAATCTGACAGATGCTCAGAACGATCGTTCGACCTCGCCGCAGAACACCTACGATATGAGCCTTGAAAAGGGTCGTGCCGCACTTGATCGCCGTCACGTATTGACGATCAACTATGTGTACGAAATTCCGTTCTTCAAGGATCAAAAGGGCTTTGCGGGTAAGGTGCTGGGCGGATGGCAGGCATCGGGAATTGTGACATATCAGACTGGACTTCCGTTTACGCCGACGGCGTCAGCGTTTGACGCAGCAGGACTTGGATTGATCCCGGCACTGGTCGCGGGTGCCCGTCCTAATCTGACATGTGATCCGAATGCTAATGCTTCGCATACAGTACAGCAGTGGTTTGACACGTCTTGTTTTCAGGTTACTCCGATCAGCAGTACCGATCCGAATTTCCCGATCACGAACCGTGTTGGCGATGGCGGCCGCGGTATCATCAACGGCCCCAGCACACGCAGAGTAGACTTTACGCTTTCGAAGAACATCCGTTTCAGTGAGCGTTTTCGTCTGCAGTTGCGTGGTGAGGCATTTAACGTGATGAACTGGACCAACTTCCGTGCTTTGAGCACAGTGGTTTGGAATGCTACGACTCGACCGACAAATATGCCGATCGGAACGAGCACCGGCGGAAACGGTTCTTCGACGTTCGGTCAGGTGACCTCGTATCGCGATCCGCGTGTTATCCAACTCGGTATCAAGCTAAACTTCTAA
- a CDS encoding response regulator, whose amino-acid sequence MNKIIIIDDDEELCELVSEYLTVEGFDVSSVNDGESGLAAALSGEYDMAILDVMLPKMNGFDVLRNLRLESKLPVIMLTARGDDMERIVGLEIGADDYLPKPFNPRELAARLRAILRRAAGDDDGTTASEKINIDGVELAPASRLVSVDGTDVNLTSVEFELLRELLSEAGKIVRKEDLSESVLERKLSAFDRSLDMHISNLRKKMGPRADGSDRIKTIRSVGYIYTLV is encoded by the coding sequence ATGAATAAGATAATCATCATCGATGACGACGAAGAGTTGTGCGAACTGGTCTCAGAATACCTGACTGTTGAGGGGTTTGACGTCTCGTCGGTCAATGACGGCGAGAGCGGATTGGCCGCGGCACTGTCGGGCGAATACGATATGGCGATTCTTGACGTAATGTTACCCAAGATGAATGGATTCGACGTTCTGAGGAATTTACGGCTCGAGTCTAAACTGCCGGTGATAATGCTTACGGCTCGCGGCGATGATATGGAGCGGATCGTTGGACTCGAGATCGGTGCTGACGACTATTTGCCCAAACCGTTCAATCCGAGGGAACTAGCCGCTAGGCTACGCGCGATCCTCAGGAGAGCCGCCGGAGACGATGACGGGACAACTGCGTCGGAAAAGATCAACATCGACGGAGTAGAATTAGCTCCGGCATCGCGTCTGGTATCCGTTGATGGTACCGACGTTAATCTGACATCGGTCGAGTTCGAACTGCTGCGAGAACTTCTAAGTGAGGCTGGTAAGATCGTTCGGAAAGAGGATCTTAGTGAAAGCGTCCTCGAACGTAAACTTTCAGCCTTTGACCGCAGTCTGGATATGCATATCAGCAACTTGCGTAAGAAAATGGGGCCGCGGGCTGACGGAAGTGACCGTATCAAGACGATACGGTCGGTTGGATATATTTACACTCTAGTATGA
- the nagA gene encoding N-acetylglucosamine-6-phosphate deacetylase: MASILIKNAELSTLSTSKPASILIENGRITKISTSTLDSGVDMVIDGTGLTAFPGFIDVHIHGAVGVDINEADADDMLRVAEFLAANGITSWVPTLVPDSDANYHRVIGEIEKLCALQGGKPVAQAVGVHYEGIFANEKMCGALRPEYFKRFGDTLSIDLPRLKSGAHLTTLAPEVTGGIDLIRLLVSEGWVPLIGHTNADVATLDAAFSAGARHMTHFYNAMTGIHHRDLGVAGWALTKSDVTFDIIVDGIHVEPRMLKLAVDAKLPENVLLISDSVAPTGLGDGSFELWGENVSVTAGRTRNERGSIAGSVINMLDAFRQMSKLGYSNRELSLMSSRNPARLIGMDDQLGSLDEGKCADIVLLDADGSVRHTIVRGVALHN; encoded by the coding sequence ATGGCATCGATCCTGATCAAAAATGCTGAGCTTTCGACATTGTCGACAAGTAAACCAGCCTCAATTCTGATCGAGAATGGCCGCATAACCAAAATCTCGACGAGCACACTCGATTCGGGGGTGGATATGGTCATCGACGGCACCGGGTTGACAGCGTTTCCGGGTTTTATCGACGTTCATATTCACGGGGCAGTTGGCGTGGATATTAACGAGGCAGACGCTGACGATATGCTCCGCGTCGCGGAATTCTTAGCCGCAAATGGCATCACATCCTGGGTGCCGACGCTTGTTCCGGATTCGGACGCGAACTATCACAGAGTGATCGGTGAGATCGAAAAGCTTTGTGCCTTGCAGGGCGGAAAGCCGGTTGCACAGGCTGTGGGCGTTCATTATGAGGGCATATTTGCGAATGAAAAAATGTGCGGAGCACTGCGGCCCGAGTATTTCAAACGATTTGGCGACACACTGTCGATCGACCTGCCGCGACTGAAAAGCGGTGCACATTTGACGACCCTGGCACCCGAGGTAACTGGTGGAATCGACCTGATCCGGCTACTCGTCAGCGAAGGCTGGGTTCCGTTGATCGGGCACACAAATGCCGACGTCGCCACGCTTGATGCTGCCTTTTCGGCCGGTGCACGGCATATGACGCATTTCTATAACGCTATGACGGGCATACATCATCGCGATCTCGGAGTCGCGGGATGGGCTCTGACCAAGAGCGATGTGACCTTCGACATTATTGTTGACGGCATCCACGTCGAGCCGCGAATGTTAAAACTGGCAGTCGATGCTAAATTGCCGGAGAACGTTTTGCTGATCAGCGATTCGGTCGCCCCAACGGGACTCGGTGACGGCAGCTTTGAGCTCTGGGGTGAAAACGTGTCGGTCACAGCTGGTCGAACACGAAACGAACGAGGAAGCATCGCCGGTTCGGTGATAAATATGCTCGACGCATTTCGCCAAATGTCCAAGCTCGGCTATTCAAATCGTGAATTATCTTTAATGTCGTCGCGAAATCCCGCTCGGCTTATCGGTATGGACGACCAACTCGGATCACTGGACGAAGGAAAGTGTGCCGATATCGTGTTGCTGGATGCCGACGGTTCGGTCCGACATACCATTGTTCGGGGTGTCGCCCTGCACAATTAA
- a CDS encoding HAMP domain-containing protein, which translates to MKLFIKIFLWFLVAIALSNVVILFVTRSFQTEPMMNRVQRSTRNQMIVYAGTATQIANGEGESGVKAFLTRLRDLEPPREVDLVAEDGNVWYGTTDDIEDSRELIGRTLTSRTAEVDFSSEDRSIGAAPVDFPDGRKFVLVLQWERTGPPSLFFGSWIGLFRLSGLLLTGLALCYLLALNLTSPIRKIREATRGLAAGDLKTRVLPQIGRRRDELADLARDFDVMAERLESLVTSQARLTQDISHELRSPLARMNVALEIAKQKAGPDSLPLLARIEKESDRLNEMIGRILILAKLEGGADDLEHEWIDLADLVSDVSEDADFEAKAKGKSVKMSKIDDCRVVGSDNLLRSAVENVLRNAVRYTVDGSDVDVSLDANADKAVIKIADHGGGVPEEELANLFRPFYRVGEARERRTGGIGLGLAIADRAIQAHKGTITARNKNGGLEVEIILNRSDRTKA; encoded by the coding sequence ATGAAGCTATTCATAAAGATCTTTTTGTGGTTTTTGGTAGCGATCGCTCTGTCGAACGTCGTCATTCTTTTTGTTACGCGTTCGTTTCAGACCGAGCCGATGATGAACCGCGTGCAACGGTCAACGCGTAACCAGATGATCGTTTACGCCGGCACCGCAACACAGATCGCAAACGGCGAGGGCGAATCGGGCGTCAAGGCATTTTTGACCAGGCTACGCGATCTCGAGCCGCCACGTGAGGTCGATCTGGTCGCCGAGGATGGTAATGTATGGTACGGCACCACGGACGATATTGAGGACTCACGAGAGCTGATCGGCCGGACACTGACGAGTCGGACCGCAGAGGTGGATTTTTCTAGCGAGGATCGTTCGATCGGTGCTGCACCGGTAGATTTCCCGGACGGCCGCAAATTTGTACTAGTTTTGCAATGGGAGCGGACTGGTCCGCCATCATTATTTTTTGGTTCGTGGATTGGGCTCTTTCGGCTAAGCGGATTGCTACTGACCGGTCTCGCCCTGTGCTACCTGCTTGCACTCAATTTGACCTCGCCGATCCGAAAGATAAGGGAAGCGACGCGAGGATTGGCCGCTGGTGACCTTAAGACTCGTGTCTTACCGCAGATCGGGCGCCGCCGTGACGAACTGGCTGACCTGGCTCGTGATTTTGACGTTATGGCCGAGCGACTCGAGTCGCTCGTGACTTCGCAGGCACGGCTTACACAGGACATTTCTCACGAGCTTCGCTCGCCGCTAGCCCGTATGAACGTGGCACTCGAGATCGCAAAGCAAAAGGCAGGGCCGGATTCATTGCCGCTACTCGCAAGGATCGAGAAGGAATCGGACCGCCTCAACGAAATGATCGGCCGCATTTTGATTCTTGCCAAGCTCGAAGGCGGTGCTGACGACCTCGAACATGAATGGATAGACCTTGCCGATCTAGTCAGTGACGTTTCAGAAGATGCTGATTTTGAAGCAAAAGCGAAAGGTAAGTCAGTTAAAATGTCGAAGATCGACGATTGCCGCGTCGTCGGTAGCGACAATCTTCTGAGAAGTGCAGTCGAAAATGTCTTGCGAAATGCCGTGCGATACACGGTGGATGGTTCGGACGTAGACGTATCGCTGGATGCCAATGCCGACAAGGCGGTCATAAAGATCGCCGATCACGGCGGCGGCGTTCCGGAGGAGGAACTCGCAAATCTGTTCAGGCCTTTTTACCGCGTAGGTGAGGCCCGCGAACGACGAACCGGGGGCATCGGTCTTGGATTGGCGATCGCGGACCGGGCGATACAGGCACACAAGGGCACTATCACCGCACGCAATAAGAACGGCGGGCTCGAGGTTGAAATAATACTTAACCGCAGCGATCGAACTAAGGCCTAG